The Salicibibacter halophilus DNA window GAAACGCTTTTAAAAGAAAAAAGTGAATTTATCCATGAGGGGGATTAGTTCGGCAAAAACAAAACAGTTTTTCTCTACTTTTCTTTCTGAAAATGTTATAACTATAGTAGGAGTTATTCATAAAAAGCCCCAAATGAAAGGAGCGATTCAATGGCGAAAATACTTATCATGACCGCCGTCGAAGCAGAGAAAGAAGCTGTTGAACGTGGGATAGGCGAGGTGGAGAATATTAATGTGGAAATCGCCGGCGTTGGCCCGGCACAAGCTGCCGCTCGGACCGCTTTTGCTTTAACTAGCGACAATTACGATATGGTTATGAGCATAGGAATCGGAGGCGGTTTTAAAAACAGGGCGGAGATCGGAGACATAATGATCAGTGAGCGTCTTGTCGCCGGGGATTTAGGAGCAGAATCAAAGGGAAGCTTTCTCCCCATCGATGAGCTCGGATTTGGATCGAACGAGATAGTTGCTGATGCAACTTCCGCTGAACAAATGGCGAAAAAATTAACCGAAAAGGGCGAAAAGGTCCGAACTGGAGCTGTGTTGACACTTTCTACCGTAACGGGTACAGAGGAAACCGCGACGATGCTCGTGCAAAGATTTACAGATGCCTGCGCAGAAGCAATGGAAGGATTTGGCGTCGCTTCGGCAGCGGCGGAAAAAGATCTCCCCGTCTTGGAGGTCCGTTCGATTTCCAACCTTATAGGACCGAGAGAGAAAGAAAACTGGAACATCAAAGAAGCGCTTGCTACCCTTGAAAAAGCAGGTTTGGCAATAAAGGAGCTATTCACATGAAGATCGCTTATTCCCCATGTCCGAACGATACATTTGTTTTTCATGCCCTGACCCATGGGTTGATTGAAGGGGCGCCATCTTTTGGGGTTACCTATGCGGATATCGATGTAACGAACCATTTGGCGATAAACGGGGATCCTGATAAACACGACGTATTGAAAATCTCGTTCGCGGCTCTTCCGTGGGTGTTGGAAGATTACACGCTCTTATCCTGCGGTGGCGCGCTTGGGCGGGGCTGTGGCCCACTTGTTTTAACCGCGAATGATGAAAATAACCCGAATGATCTAGAAGGCAAGCGGGTGGCAGTCCCGAGCGAACGGTCCACTGCCTATTTGCTGTTTCGGCTTTGGACGGCTCAACAGGTGGAGGGCAATATCGGCGACGTCGTTGTAATGCCTTTCCATGAGATTATGCCGGCTGTACAAAACGGGGACGTTGATGCGGGTCTTGTTATCCACGAAGCGCGTTTTACGTACCAAAACTATGGGTTGAATAAACTTGTCGACCTTGGCGATTGGTGGGAAAAAGATACAGGTTACGCGATTCCGTTAGGTGCAATCATTGCCCGGCGTTCCGTGGATCGGGAAGCGCTCACCGGATGGATCAAGCAATCCGTTGACTACGCTTGGGAACGCCCGGAAGCTTCAAAGGAATATGTTCGGTTCCATGCACAAGAGATGGACGAAGAAGTTGCCCAAAATCATATTGATCTATATGTCAATGGATTTACGAAAGAACTTGGTGAAGAAGGCTACGGCGCTGTTGAAGCATTTTTGGGACGGGCAGCCAAAGAAGGGCTCGTGCCCGGCCATCAATTGCAGCGATTGCGTGATCGGTAACAGGCGAGGCTGAAAGATCGTCAAACAAGGAGGAGATCTTGTGGACGTCGATTACTTTGTCACAAAAGAATGGCTTTATGATCATCTGAATGACCCTAATGTCGTGGTTGCAGACTGTCGCTATGATCTTCAGGACCCGGATGCAGGCTGGGAGGCTTATCGGAATGGCCATATCCCGGGGGCTGTCTTTTTTGATTTGAAAAAAGACCTCTCAGGTCCCGCCGCTGTCCATGGCGGCAGGCATCCGTTGCCCTCGGTGGATGATCTTACGGCAACGTTGAATGCTGCCGGGGTCGACCATCACAAGCATGTCGTCGTCTATGACGACCAG harbors:
- a CDS encoding futalosine hydrolase — encoded protein: MAKILIMTAVEAEKEAVERGIGEVENINVEIAGVGPAQAAARTAFALTSDNYDMVMSIGIGGGFKNRAEIGDIMISERLVAGDLGAESKGSFLPIDELGFGSNEIVADATSAEQMAKKLTEKGEKVRTGAVLTLSTVTGTEETATMLVQRFTDACAEAMEGFGVASAAAEKDLPVLEVRSISNLIGPREKENWNIKEALATLEKAGLAIKELFT
- a CDS encoding 1,4-dihydroxy-6-naphthoate synthase — translated: MKIAYSPCPNDTFVFHALTHGLIEGAPSFGVTYADIDVTNHLAINGDPDKHDVLKISFAALPWVLEDYTLLSCGGALGRGCGPLVLTANDENNPNDLEGKRVAVPSERSTAYLLFRLWTAQQVEGNIGDVVVMPFHEIMPAVQNGDVDAGLVIHEARFTYQNYGLNKLVDLGDWWEKDTGYAIPLGAIIARRSVDREALTGWIKQSVDYAWERPEASKEYVRFHAQEMDEEVAQNHIDLYVNGFTKELGEEGYGAVEAFLGRAAKEGLVPGHQLQRLRDR